One Stenotrophomonas sp. SAU14A_NAIMI4_5 DNA segment encodes these proteins:
- a CDS encoding TIM-barrel domain-containing protein, translating into MENRIRRSPLLLALLPALMLAATSAQAEPVGNLRSVSASDSRDGVHGWDLQTDSGARIRIELPAADIIRVQAGRKGTLTGAGDKAAPIMLPQPKANVQAQLEEDAQEIRVRTDALVLHVQRQPLRLRLERLDNGQPTALWQELQPLDLDATQSVQVLSSQADEGYFGGGQQNGRFQFKGRELEVSYSGGWEEGDRPSPAPMLLSSRGWGMLRNTWSDGSYDLRQADQATLLHREDRFDAYYFVGADLPKLIERYTQLTGRPNMVARWALSYGDADCYNDADNSKKPGTVPEGWSDGPTGTTPDVIDSVAKQYREHDMPGGWILPNDGYGCGYQKLPETVQGLAKHGFRTGLWTENGVDKIAWEVGKAGTRVQKLDVAWTGKGYQFAMDANRQAFNGILDNSDSRPFLWTVMGWAGIQRYAVAWTGDQSSSWDYIRWHVPTLVGSGLSGMAYASGDVDAIFGGSAETFTRDLQWKAFTPVLMGMSGWSSNARKHPWWFDEPYRSINRDYLKLKMRLTPYMYGLVHEAAQTGAPPVRGLMWDNPRDPHAHDESYKYQFLLGRDLLVAPVYRSQAASRGWRRDIHLPAGGWVDYWDGRRVQAGAEGRQLDRQVDLATLPVFVRAGAILPMYPTMLFDGEKPLDEVTFDLYPQGDAQYTLYEDDGNTRRYQKGESSTQVVRVQAPAQGSGPVQVQIDAVQGSYNGQLAQRRYGLRVLSRHAPRAVQAAGRALPALADAAAFNNASEGWYFDAKDRRGTLHVRTATQDIRQPLQLQLDFAVAASAADDVFPAAPVLGRELPADSLLVVNRPAEEPGHALENAFDDDPNTWFRSVRNQAVRTGAHEWVVGFGERKMIDGIEIAPRNDKNWKHGQVRDYEVYLGDSNGEWGEPIARGRLQLKEGVQRIDFPAHAGRLLRFRVLSVQNPEGDGASSTDPMVTAAQGSARAFDALQPRDVGPIALSTFHILEHQEPERPARQQYLSELPVPAALASQVRADQSFRGDAGLRMNGLQFRRGLGVGGNSRIDLRLQGGWNLLRADLGIDDACRTAGGLQFQVWGDGRLLYDSGLVKAPGVVKPELDIRGLSTLSLRTLGAQGSQPAQVCANWANAVLIGQEGDSASIVAP; encoded by the coding sequence GTGGAGAACCGCATTCGTCGCTCGCCGCTGTTGCTGGCCCTGCTGCCGGCATTGATGCTGGCAGCGACATCGGCCCAGGCCGAGCCGGTCGGCAACCTGCGTTCGGTCAGCGCCAGTGACAGCCGTGACGGCGTGCACGGCTGGGATCTGCAGACCGACAGCGGCGCGCGCATCCGCATCGAACTGCCGGCCGCGGACATCATCCGCGTGCAGGCCGGCCGCAAGGGCACGTTGACCGGGGCTGGCGACAAGGCCGCGCCGATCATGCTGCCGCAGCCCAAGGCGAACGTGCAGGCGCAGCTGGAAGAAGACGCACAGGAGATCCGCGTGCGCACCGACGCACTGGTGCTGCACGTGCAGCGGCAACCGCTGCGCCTGCGCCTGGAACGCCTCGACAACGGCCAGCCGACCGCGCTGTGGCAGGAACTGCAGCCGCTGGACCTGGACGCCACGCAGAGCGTGCAGGTGCTTTCATCGCAGGCCGACGAAGGCTATTTCGGTGGTGGCCAGCAGAACGGCCGTTTCCAGTTCAAGGGTCGCGAACTGGAAGTGTCCTACTCCGGCGGATGGGAAGAAGGTGATCGCCCGAGCCCGGCGCCGATGCTGCTCAGCAGCCGTGGCTGGGGCATGCTGCGCAACACCTGGAGCGATGGCAGCTACGACCTGCGCCAGGCCGACCAGGCCACCCTGCTGCACCGCGAAGACCGCTTCGATGCCTACTACTTCGTCGGCGCCGACCTGCCGAAGCTGATCGAACGCTACACCCAGCTCACCGGCCGCCCGAACATGGTCGCGCGCTGGGCGCTCTCCTACGGCGATGCCGACTGCTACAACGACGCCGACAACAGCAAAAAGCCCGGCACCGTGCCCGAAGGCTGGAGCGACGGCCCGACCGGCACCACGCCGGATGTGATCGACAGCGTGGCCAAGCAGTACCGCGAACATGACATGCCCGGTGGCTGGATCCTGCCCAACGATGGCTACGGCTGCGGCTACCAGAAGCTGCCGGAGACTGTGCAGGGGCTGGCGAAACATGGCTTCCGCACCGGCCTGTGGACCGAGAACGGCGTCGACAAGATCGCCTGGGAAGTGGGCAAGGCCGGCACCCGCGTGCAGAAGCTGGACGTGGCCTGGACCGGCAAGGGCTACCAGTTCGCGATGGATGCCAACCGCCAGGCCTTCAACGGCATCCTCGACAATTCCGACTCGCGCCCGTTCCTGTGGACGGTGATGGGCTGGGCCGGCATCCAGCGCTACGCCGTGGCGTGGACCGGCGACCAGAGCAGCAGCTGGGACTACATCCGCTGGCACGTGCCGACCCTGGTGGGTTCGGGCCTGTCCGGCATGGCCTACGCCAGCGGCGACGTCGATGCGATCTTCGGCGGCAGCGCTGAAACCTTCACCCGCGACCTGCAGTGGAAGGCGTTCACTCCGGTGCTGATGGGCATGAGCGGCTGGTCGTCGAACGCACGCAAGCATCCGTGGTGGTTCGACGAGCCCTACCGCAGCATCAACCGCGATTACCTGAAGTTGAAGATGCGCCTGACCCCGTACATGTACGGGCTGGTGCACGAGGCCGCGCAGACCGGCGCGCCGCCGGTGCGTGGCCTGATGTGGGACAACCCGCGCGATCCGCATGCGCATGATGAAAGCTACAAGTACCAGTTCCTGCTCGGCCGCGACCTGCTGGTGGCGCCGGTGTACCGCAGCCAGGCAGCCAGCCGTGGCTGGCGCCGCGACATCCATCTGCCCGCCGGTGGCTGGGTCGATTACTGGGATGGCCGCCGCGTGCAGGCCGGCGCCGAGGGCCGCCAGCTCGACCGCCAGGTGGATCTGGCTACGCTGCCGGTGTTCGTGCGCGCCGGTGCCATTCTGCCGATGTACCCGACGATGCTGTTCGATGGTGAAAAGCCACTCGATGAAGTGACGTTCGACCTGTACCCGCAGGGCGATGCGCAGTACACGTTGTACGAAGACGACGGCAACACGCGCCGCTACCAGAAGGGTGAATCGAGCACGCAGGTGGTGCGCGTGCAGGCGCCGGCGCAGGGCAGTGGCCCGGTGCAGGTGCAGATCGACGCGGTGCAGGGCAGCTACAACGGCCAGCTGGCACAGCGACGCTACGGCCTGCGCGTGCTCAGCCGGCACGCGCCGCGCGCGGTGCAGGCCGCTGGCCGGGCGCTGCCGGCGCTGGCCGATGCGGCCGCCTTCAACAACGCCAGCGAAGGCTGGTACTTCGATGCCAAGGATCGCCGCGGCACGCTGCACGTACGCACGGCCACGCAGGACATCCGCCAGCCGCTGCAGCTGCAGCTGGACTTCGCAGTCGCCGCTTCCGCCGCCGACGATGTCTTCCCGGCCGCACCGGTGCTGGGCCGCGAACTGCCGGCCGACAGCCTGCTGGTGGTCAACCGCCCGGCCGAAGAACCGGGCCACGCGCTGGAAAATGCCTTCGACGATGACCCCAACACCTGGTTCCGCAGCGTGCGCAACCAGGCCGTGCGTACCGGTGCGCATGAGTGGGTGGTCGGCTTCGGCGAGCGGAAGATGATCGACGGCATCGAGATCGCGCCGCGCAACGACAAGAACTGGAAGCACGGCCAGGTGCGCGACTACGAGGTCTACCTGGGCGACAGCAATGGCGAGTGGGGCGAACCCATCGCGCGTGGCCGCCTGCAGTTGAAGGAAGGCGTGCAGCGCATCGACTTCCCCGCGCATGCCGGCCGCCTGCTGCGCTTCCGCGTGCTGAGCGTGCAGAACCCCGAGGGCGACGGCGCCAGCAGCACCGATCCGATGGTCACCGCCGCACAGGGCAGCGCCCGCGCATTCGATGCACTGCAGCCGCGCGATGTCGGCCCGATCGCGCTGTCCACCTTCCACATCCTCGAACACCAGGAACCGGAGCGACCAGCCCGGCAGCAGTATCTCTCCGAGCTGCCGGTGCCGGCCGCGCTGGCCAGCCAGGTCCGCGCCGACCAGTCCTTCCGTGGCGACGCCGGCCTGCGCATGAACGGCCTGCAGTTCCGCCGTGGCCTGGGCGTCGGTGGCAACAGCCGCATCGACCTGCGCCTGCAGGGCGGCTGGAACCTGCTGCGCGCCGATCTCGGCATCGACGATGCCTGCCGCACCGCCGGGGGCCTGCAGTTCCAGGTCTGGGGCGATGGCCGCCTGCTGTACGACAGCGGCCTGGTGAAGGCACCCGGCGTGGTTAAGCCGGAGCTGGACATCCGTGGTCTTTCCACCCTGAGCCTGCGCACGCTGGGTGCGCAGGGCAGCCAACCCGCCCAGGTCTGCGCCAACTGGGCCAACGCCGTGCTGATCGGCCAGGAGGGCGACTCCGCCAGCATCGTCGCCCCATGA
- a CDS encoding SIS domain-containing protein has translation MDVTLLSDVSAWQRRGGADTATEIAQQPALWEALAQDLSRARDRLQAFLGDSLNDPNQRVLFTGAGSSGFIAEMVADAINAQWPAEVRVVHTTSLLTHPVLYLQRDRPTLLVSFGRSGSSPESVAAVDRVRSDVADARFLDITCNADGELARRGAGRSDTCTLLMPSASCDRAFAMTSSLTCMLLAALTVFDRSPWEARVARLKQIATLGREGLAQWDAPVASLAQRPFNRVIYLASGPLEALARECALKVLELTAGRVLALANTPLGFRHGPKSTLDGDTLVVVLRSVQPLARRYEQDLLEELRRDGVAGQVLAIGPHADIGADDEYTLTVPALDDPWLAPVWLGFAQLFALQRSAALGLTPDNPFPDGTVNRVVQGVTIHHG, from the coding sequence ATGGACGTCACCCTGCTTTCCGATGTGTCCGCCTGGCAGCGCCGCGGCGGAGCCGATACCGCTACCGAAATCGCCCAGCAGCCGGCGCTGTGGGAAGCCCTTGCGCAGGACCTGTCGCGTGCCCGCGACCGCCTGCAGGCCTTCCTCGGCGACAGCCTCAACGATCCCAACCAGCGCGTGCTGTTCACTGGCGCCGGCAGCTCCGGCTTCATCGCCGAGATGGTGGCCGATGCGATCAACGCGCAGTGGCCGGCCGAGGTGCGCGTGGTGCATACCACCAGCCTGCTGACCCACCCGGTGCTGTACCTGCAGCGCGACCGCCCCACCCTGCTGGTGTCGTTCGGCCGCAGCGGTTCCAGCCCGGAAAGCGTGGCCGCGGTCGACCGCGTGCGCAGTGACGTGGCCGATGCCCGCTTCCTCGACATCACCTGCAACGCCGATGGCGAACTGGCCCGCCGCGGCGCCGGCCGCAGCGATACCTGCACCCTGCTGATGCCTTCGGCCAGCTGCGATCGTGCATTCGCCATGACCAGCAGCCTGACCTGCATGCTGCTGGCCGCGCTGACCGTGTTCGACCGCTCGCCGTGGGAGGCACGCGTCGCGCGCCTGAAGCAGATCGCCACGCTCGGCCGCGAAGGCCTGGCGCAGTGGGATGCACCGGTGGCGTCACTCGCGCAGCGTCCGTTCAACCGAGTGATCTACCTGGCCAGCGGTCCGCTGGAAGCGCTGGCCCGCGAGTGCGCGCTGAAGGTGCTGGAGCTGACCGCCGGCCGCGTGCTGGCATTGGCCAACACCCCGCTCGGCTTCCGCCACGGCCCCAAGTCCACGCTGGACGGCGACACGCTGGTGGTGGTGCTGCGCAGCGTGCAGCCGCTGGCACGCCGCTACGAACAGGACCTGCTGGAAGAACTGCGCCGCGACGGCGTGGCCGGGCAGGTGCTTGCGATCGGTCCGCATGCGGATATCGGCGCGGACGACGAGTACACGCTCACCGTGCCGGCACTGGACGACCCATGGCTGGCGCCGGTGTGGCTGGGCTTTGCCCAGCTGTTCGCGCTGCAGCGCTCGGCCGCGCTGGGCCTGACCCCGGACAATCCGTTCCCGGACGGCACCGTCAACCGCGTCGTCCAGGGCGTCACCATCCACCATGGCTGA
- a CDS encoding ROK family protein: MAELIAHACYGIDIGGTKIELVACDAAMHVTWRRRVATPQGDYAGFLQAVVALVAEADAALGRSDAAIGIALPGVRDRRSGRQLSANVPALTGQCVAQDLQARLARPLHFGNDLQCFALSEAHGGAADGYPSMFGAILGTGAGGGFCLQGRLLTGFNGLAGEWGHWSVPGHLLQRHGLPLLDCGCGLQGCVERYVSGSGVAMIERHLGGNARDASAVITLAEAGDVRARQALDIHRDLLGHSLAALVLALDPHVIVLGGGLSQYAPLYQLLPAAVAAHLFNGAQVPPIVPPRFGDAGGARGAALLACQPSFS; the protein is encoded by the coding sequence ATGGCTGAGCTGATCGCCCACGCCTGCTACGGCATCGACATCGGCGGCACCAAGATCGAGCTGGTGGCGTGCGATGCGGCGATGCATGTTACCTGGCGCCGCCGCGTGGCCACGCCGCAGGGCGACTACGCCGGCTTCCTGCAGGCTGTGGTCGCGCTGGTAGCCGAGGCCGATGCCGCGCTGGGGCGCAGTGACGCCGCCATCGGCATCGCCCTGCCCGGCGTGCGCGACCGCCGCAGCGGCCGCCAGCTCAGCGCGAACGTGCCGGCGTTGACCGGCCAGTGCGTGGCGCAGGACCTGCAGGCACGGCTGGCGCGTCCGCTGCACTTCGGCAACGACCTGCAGTGCTTCGCGTTGTCCGAGGCGCACGGTGGTGCCGCCGACGGCTACCCCAGCATGTTCGGCGCCATCCTCGGCACCGGTGCCGGTGGTGGCTTCTGCCTGCAGGGCCGCCTGCTGACCGGCTTCAACGGCCTGGCCGGCGAGTGGGGCCACTGGAGCGTGCCCGGCCACCTGCTGCAGCGCCACGGCCTGCCGCTGCTGGACTGCGGCTGCGGGCTGCAGGGCTGCGTGGAGCGCTACGTGTCGGGCAGCGGCGTGGCGATGATCGAGCGCCATCTCGGCGGCAACGCGCGCGATGCCAGCGCAGTGATCACCCTGGCCGAGGCCGGCGATGTGCGTGCCCGCCAGGCGCTGGACATCCACCGCGACCTGCTCGGCCACAGCCTGGCCGCACTGGTGCTGGCGCTGGACCCGCACGTCATCGTGCTCGGTGGCGGCCTTTCGCAGTACGCGCCGCTGTACCAGCTGCTGCCCGCCGCCGTTGCCGCACATCTGTTCAACGGCGCGCAGGTGCCGCCCATCGTGCCGCCGCGCTTCGGCGATGCCGGCGGTGCACGCGGTGCCGCCCTGCTCGCCTGCCAACCCTCGTTTTCCTGA
- a CDS encoding D-tagatose-bisphosphate aldolase, class II, non-catalytic subunit → MSPLQTLLASHRAGANVGLYSVCCSNEQVLRAAMHVALAHGTVLLIEATSNQVDQFGGYTGMTPPQYRDYVGALADEEGFPRERLILGGDHLGPNAWQKRPAAEAMTHARVLIEAYVAAGFHKIHLDCSMSCADDPVPLPDAIVAARSSELAEIAERTAAEHGLPPPVYVIGTEVPVPGGEASLAGGLQVTTPAAAAQTLAIHQQAFDTPQLRDAWQRVIAMVVQPGVDFDHSSVHEYDPAAASALADFLEQQPRIVFEAHSTDYQRESGLHALVRDHFAILKVGPAATFAYREALFALAAIEAELLPDAQCSRLPQVLDEVMQAQPKYWQPYYQGDEAELRLLRRFSFSDRCRYYWGEPALLQAVQTLFANLERQAPPLVLLSQHLPEQYRAVREGALANTPSALVQHRIGQCLGEYARACSANQAGSRKQNASSAASVLANG, encoded by the coding sequence ATGTCCCCGCTGCAGACACTGCTTGCTTCCCACCGCGCCGGTGCCAACGTCGGCCTGTACAGCGTCTGCTGCAGCAACGAACAGGTGCTGCGCGCAGCCATGCACGTGGCGCTGGCGCACGGCACCGTGCTGTTGATCGAGGCGACCTCCAACCAGGTCGACCAGTTCGGTGGCTACACCGGCATGACGCCGCCGCAGTACCGCGACTACGTCGGCGCGCTGGCCGATGAAGAGGGGTTCCCGCGCGAACGTCTGATCCTCGGTGGCGACCACCTGGGCCCGAATGCCTGGCAGAAGCGCCCGGCCGCCGAAGCGATGACCCACGCGCGCGTGCTGATCGAGGCCTACGTGGCCGCCGGCTTCCACAAGATCCACCTGGACTGCAGCATGTCCTGCGCCGATGACCCGGTGCCGCTGCCCGATGCCATCGTCGCCGCGCGTTCGTCCGAACTGGCCGAGATCGCCGAGCGCACCGCTGCCGAACACGGCCTGCCGCCGCCGGTCTACGTCATCGGCACCGAAGTGCCGGTGCCCGGTGGCGAGGCCTCGCTAGCCGGTGGCCTGCAGGTGACCACGCCGGCCGCTGCCGCGCAGACCCTGGCCATCCACCAGCAGGCCTTCGACACGCCGCAGCTGCGCGATGCCTGGCAGCGCGTGATCGCGATGGTGGTGCAGCCGGGCGTGGACTTCGACCACAGCAGCGTGCACGAGTACGACCCGGCGGCCGCCAGTGCGCTCGCGGATTTCCTCGAACAGCAGCCGCGCATCGTGTTCGAAGCGCATTCCACCGATTACCAGCGCGAGAGCGGCCTGCACGCACTGGTGCGCGACCACTTCGCCATTCTCAAGGTCGGCCCGGCGGCGACCTTCGCCTACCGCGAAGCGCTGTTCGCGCTGGCCGCCATCGAGGCCGAACTGCTGCCGGACGCGCAGTGCTCGCGCCTGCCGCAGGTGCTGGACGAAGTGATGCAGGCGCAGCCGAAGTACTGGCAGCCGTATTACCAGGGCGACGAGGCCGAGCTGCGCCTGCTGCGCCGCTTCTCCTTCAGTGACCGCTGCCGCTACTACTGGGGCGAGCCGGCATTGCTGCAGGCGGTGCAGACCTTGTTCGCCAACCTGGAACGGCAGGCGCCGCCGCTGGTGCTGCTCAGCCAGCATCTGCCCGAGCAGTACCGCGCCGTGCGCGAAGGCGCCCTGGCCAATACCCCCAGCGCGCTGGTGCAGCACCGCATCGGCCAGTGCCTGGGCGAATACGCCCGCGCCTGCAGCGCCAACCAGGCCGGCAGCCGCAAGCAGAACGCAAGTTCGGCTGCCTCCGTTCTTGCGAACGGCTAA
- a CDS encoding DeoR family transcriptional regulator, which produces MRNTRSRRQQILQLLIEHGSVQVADLVERFGVSAVTIRADLTHFESQGLATRTHGGATLVRTPPQEQDIHEKDALNLPLKESIGTAAARLVQAGDNIIIDSGSTTMTLARHLRGHRDVTVMTNGLNIAWELANAPGITVLLTGGLLRQQSLSLQGSQAEASLNSYSFDTLFLGVDGLDLQFGLTTHDEAEARLNHRMVERARRIVVLTDASKFGRVSLHRIALLDQIHAIITDAGIDDATREGLQRLGIEVIIAETPP; this is translated from the coding sequence ATGCGCAACACCCGCTCCCGCCGGCAACAGATCCTGCAGCTGCTGATCGAGCACGGCTCGGTGCAGGTGGCCGATCTGGTCGAGCGCTTCGGCGTGTCGGCGGTGACCATCCGTGCCGATCTCACCCATTTCGAGTCGCAGGGCCTGGCCACCCGTACCCACGGCGGCGCCACCCTGGTGCGCACGCCGCCGCAGGAACAGGACATCCACGAAAAGGATGCGCTGAACCTGCCGCTGAAGGAGTCCATCGGCACCGCTGCGGCGCGGCTGGTGCAGGCCGGCGACAACATCATCATCGACTCCGGCTCGACCACGATGACCCTGGCCCGCCACCTGCGCGGCCACCGCGACGTGACGGTGATGACCAACGGCCTGAACATCGCCTGGGAACTGGCCAACGCGCCGGGCATCACCGTGCTGCTGACCGGCGGCCTGCTGCGCCAGCAGTCGCTCTCGCTGCAAGGCAGCCAGGCCGAAGCCAGCCTCAATTCCTACAGCTTCGACACCCTGTTCCTGGGCGTGGACGGCCTCGACCTGCAGTTCGGCCTGACCACCCACGATGAAGCCGAAGCCCGCCTCAACCACCGCATGGTCGAGCGCGCGCGCCGCATCGTGGTGCTCACCGACGCCTCCAAGTTCGGCCGCGTCAGCCTGCACCGCATCGCGCTGCTGGACCAGATCCACGCCATCATCACCGACGCCGGCATCGACGATGCCACCCGCGAGGGGCTGCAGCGGCTGGGCATCGAAGTGATCATCGCCGAGACACCGCCATGA